From Streptomyces sp. 6-11-2, one genomic window encodes:
- a CDS encoding FAD-binding oxidoreductase — protein sequence MPRGAGTGLAGGATATDGCLVLCLSRMTAIREVNAEDQYIVVEPGVITADVDRAARAVNLMYGPDPSSWETSMIGGNLATNAGGLRCVKHGVTRDWVLGLEVVLADGRVIPTGGHTVKGVTGYDLTSLFVGSEGTLGIIAGATLRLRPRPAQEPITIVGSFPSLRSAGEAVAGVVRSGITPGLMELMDRATLRSIDDWKHIGLDTDTAAMLLAQADDEQAAALIGNAFEAASADFVATSTDALEAAQLLEIRRLAYPAAERLGRCLVEDVGVPRSRIPDMVERIEQIAAEHKVTVLTVAHAGDGNLHPTFVFESGTDEVPHNVWEAADEVFRSALSMGGTLTGEHGVGALKRRWLELEIGAEAMSVHQAIKTALDPIGILNPAKAI from the coding sequence GTGCCCCGCGGCGCCGGAACCGGTCTGGCCGGCGGGGCAACCGCTACCGACGGCTGCCTCGTGCTCTGCCTGTCCCGGATGACAGCCATCCGCGAGGTCAACGCCGAAGACCAGTACATCGTCGTCGAGCCCGGCGTCATCACCGCCGATGTGGACCGCGCCGCTCGGGCGGTGAACCTGATGTACGGGCCTGACCCGTCCAGCTGGGAGACCTCCATGATCGGCGGCAACCTCGCCACCAACGCGGGCGGCCTGCGCTGCGTGAAGCACGGAGTCACCCGCGACTGGGTGCTCGGGCTCGAAGTGGTCCTCGCCGACGGCCGCGTGATCCCCACCGGCGGCCACACCGTCAAAGGCGTCACCGGATACGACCTGACCAGCCTGTTCGTTGGCTCGGAAGGAACGCTCGGGATCATCGCCGGCGCCACCCTCCGACTGCGCCCGCGCCCGGCCCAGGAACCCATCACCATCGTGGGCAGCTTCCCCTCTCTGCGCAGCGCAGGCGAGGCAGTCGCCGGTGTCGTCCGCTCGGGCATCACTCCCGGTCTGATGGAACTGATGGATCGGGCCACCTTGCGCTCCATCGACGACTGGAAGCACATCGGCCTCGACACCGATACCGCCGCCATGCTCCTCGCCCAGGCCGATGACGAACAGGCCGCGGCTTTGATCGGCAACGCCTTCGAGGCGGCGAGCGCCGACTTCGTCGCCACCTCGACTGACGCTCTCGAAGCCGCCCAGCTCCTTGAGATTCGCCGGCTCGCCTACCCGGCCGCCGAGCGCCTCGGACGGTGCCTGGTCGAGGACGTCGGCGTCCCGCGATCCCGCATCCCCGACATGGTCGAGCGGATCGAGCAGATCGCCGCCGAGCACAAAGTCACCGTCCTGACGGTCGCTCACGCAGGCGACGGCAACCTCCACCCGACCTTCGTCTTCGAATCAGGCACCGATGAAGTCCCGCACAATGTCTGGGAGGCAGCCGACGAGGTCTTCCGCTCGGCATTGTCGATGGGCGGCACCCTCACCGGTGAGCACGGCGTCGGCGCGCTGAAGCGGCGATGGCTCGAACTGGAAATCGGGGCCGAGGCCATGAGCGTGCACCAGGCCATCAAGACGGCACTCGACCCCATCGGCATCCTCAACCCCGCCAAGGCGATCTGA